CGACCATTCCTCCTGTCACGTCGACATTAGTGGTTCCCTCAAGAGTGTCCAAATCCTCAAGTGATGTGAACTTGTCAAAGAATATTGCATCATCATGTGTTTTAGGGTTTTTGTTGTAGACCCCGTCAACATCAGTTCCCATGACCACACGGTCAGGGTTGAGGTTTTTAGCCAAATACTGAATTAGCTGATCGCCTGAAATTACACAGAATTCCAAATCATCATCCAATACGACATCACCATAGATTACAGGTATGAAACCTTTTGATAAATAGTTTTTGAATAAATCCAAATTTCCGCTGGTGATTCTTTTGTCTGTTGCGGTTATAAAACTAGATGCCGAAAGGGCAATAACTGGAAGTCCCTCATTAATGAAAGCCTCACAGACGAACATGTTTAATTTTTTCACTTCATTTTGTATTTCACAAAAGCCCAGTCTTTTTTGAGGATACAGTTTTCTGTCAAATTCCTCACCGATTCTGTGTTTTTTTGCCGGAGGATGACCAAATGATCCTGCCCCGTGGACAATAATCAACTGCTTTTGAG
This is a stretch of genomic DNA from uncultured Methanobrevibacter sp.. It encodes these proteins:
- a CDS encoding isopentenyl phosphate kinase, with protein sequence MIILKIGGSILTNKDSKTSEVDSSSLKRIASEIKDSMDNSQKQLIIVHGAGSFGHPPAKKHRIGEEFDRKLYPQKRLGFCEIQNEVKKLNMFVCEAFINEGLPVIALSASSFITATDKRITSGNLDLFKNYLSKGFIPVIYGDVVLDDDLEFCVISGDQLIQYLAKNLNPDRVVMGTDVDGVYNKNPKTHDDAIFFDKFTSLEDLDTLEGTTNVDVTGGMVGKIKELLDLADLGIESKIINAEVEGNIFKVLEDKEVKGTIISRGN